The nucleotide sequence CACCGCCTTCTCAAGCGACTCGCCTGCCAGCCGGGTGGTCAGAGCCACGGTCTTCACCAGCGGATTGACGGCTTGCAGCGCGTGACGGGCCAGCACCGCTTTGGGGCGAGCAAGGTCGGCGCTGCGGTAGAGAATCTGGCGTTGCAGATTGGAGATGTGCAGAGTGTCGTGGTCCGCCAGCAACAGCGTGCCGACGCCGGCCGCCGCCAGATAGAGCGCAGCCGGCGAGCCCAGCCCGCCCAGCCCCACCAGCAGCACCCGGGACGCCGCCAGTTTCTGTTGCCCTTCCTGAGCGATGTCTTCCAGCAGCAACTGGCGGCTGTAGCGCATAAATGCCTGATCATCGAGCATGTTACGCCTCCCGCCCTTCAATTAAGCGCAGTAGCGTCGCGGTGGCGGCGCGCCAGTCCGCCGCTTGCGTGATGTCGCTGACCACGGCAATGCCGCCGACGCCGGTTTCCAGCACCGCCGGCGCCCGGTCAATGCTGATGCCGCCGATGGCGACGGTGGGAAAGCGCCCGGCCAGTTGCTGCACCTGACGCGTCAGCGCAGCCAGCCCCTGTGGTGTGGACGGCATCGCTTTGGTTTGGGTGGGAAAGATATGGCCCAGCGCGATATAAGACGGCGAGATGGCGACGGCGCGCGCCAGTTCGGCGGTGTCATGGGTAGAGACGCCCAGACGCAGACCGGCGGCGTGAATCGCGCCCAGATCGGCAGTATCGAGATCCTCCTGCCCCAGATGTACGCCGTACGCCTGATGTTTCACCGCCAGTTGCCAGTAGTCGTTGATGAACAGCCGGGCCTGATAGCGGCGGCCAAGCGCGATAGCCCGGATGATGTCAGGCTCGGCCTGGTCTGCCGGCTGGTCCTTAATGCGTAGCTGGATGGTATGGACGCCCGCTCCGAGCAAGCGTTCGATCCACTCCACGCTATCGACCACCGGATAGAGCCCCAGCTGTGCATCGGTGGTGGGAAACGCACGGTTCATCAGCGTTCCTCCTGCGGCAGGCTGGTGGCGGTGTGGTACAACTCGCTACCGCGGGCGCGGAATTCGGCGGACATCTGCGCCATACCGGCGTCCGCCGCTTGTGCCTGCGCTTCCTGACGGGCGGCGTAGTCGCGCACTTCCTGCGTTATTTTCATCGAGCAGAATTTCGGCCCGCACATTGAGCAGAAATGCGCCACTTTACCGGATTCCTGCGGCAGGGTTTCATCGTGGTAGGCGCGGGCGGTTTCCGGGTCCAGCGCCAGATTAAATTGGTCCTCCCAGCGGAATTCAAAGCGCGCTTTGGACATCGCGTTGTCGCGGATCTGCGCGCCGGGGTGGCCTTTCGCCAGGTCGGCGGCGTGGGCGGCTATCTTGTAGGCGATCAGCCCCTGTTTGACGTCGTTCTTGTTCGGCAGGCCCAGATGCTCTTTCGGGGTGACGTAGCACAGCATGGCGCAGCCGAACCAACCGATCATCGCCGCGCCGATGCCGGAGGTGAAGTGGTCGTAGCCGGGCGCGATGTCGGTGGTGAGCGGGCCTAACGTGTAGAACGGCGCTTCGTGGCAGTGTTCCAGCTCTTCGGTCATGTTGCGGCGGATCATCTGCATCGGCACATGGCCGGGGCCTTCGATCATCACCTGTACATCGTATTCCCAGGCGATTTTGGTCAGTTCGCCCAGCGTGTGCAGTTCGGCGAACTGCGCTTCGTCGTTGGCATCCTGAATCGAGCCGGGGCGCAGGCCATCGCCGAGCGACAAGGCGACGTCATAGGCGGCACAGATTTCGCAGATTTCACGGAAATGTTGGTACAGGAAGTTTTCCTGATGGTGCGACAGGCACCATTTCGCCATGATGGAGCCGCCGCGCGACACAATGCCGGTCAGACGTTTGGCGGTCATCGGCACGTAGCGCAGCAGCACGCCGGCATGGATGGTGAAGTAATCGACCCCTTGTTCCGCCTGTTCCAGCAAGGTGTCGCGGAACCGTTCCCAGGTCAGGTTTTCCGCGATGCCGTTGACCTTTTCCAGCGCCTGATAGATAGGCACCGTGCCGATCGGCACCGGGCTGTTGCGCAGGATCCATTCGCGGGTTTCATGGATATAACGCCCGGTGGACAGGTCCATCACGGTGTCTGCCCCCCAGCGCGTGGCCCACACCAGTTTCTCGACTTCTTCCTCAATGGAGGAGGTCACGGCGGAGTTGCCGATATTGGCGTTGACCTTCACCAGAAAGTTACGGCCGATTACCATCGGTTCCGATTCCGGGTGATTGATGTTGGCGGGGATGATGGCGCGCCCGGCGGCCACTTCCTGACGCACGAATTCCGGCGTGATGTTGTCCGGCAGCAACGCGCCGAAACCGTGACCCGGATGCTGCTGGCGCAGCACCTCGCCACGCACGCGTTCGCGCCCCATGTTTTCGCGGATGGCGATGAATTCCATCTCCGGCGTGATAATGCCCTGACGGGCGTAGTACAACTGGGTGACGCGGCGACCGGCTTTGGCGCGCTTAGGCTGCGGCAGATGTTCAAAACGCAGGTGGTCGAGGCCGATATCCGCCAGCCGTTGTTGGGTAAAGCTGGAGCTGACGCGCGATAAGGCTTCCGTGTCGTCGCGTTCGGCAATCCAGCCGGCGCGCAGTTTACTGAGCCCGCGGTGTACGTCCGGGGTGACGGCAGGGTCGCCATAGGGTCCGGCGGTATCATAAACCGGTATCGCTTCGTTGGCTTCATAGCGCGGGTTGTCGCGATTGCCGCCTACCAGCGTCGGGCTCAACTGGATTTCCCGCATCGGCACGCGGATGTCCGGCTGCGAGCCGGTCAGATAAATGCGCTGCGAGTTGGGGAAGGTTGACCCGCGTAGCGTGTCGATAAACTGCTGGGCGGCGGCGCGTTGTTCGCGGCGACCGGAGGCGGTCTTTTCTCCGGAAACATTCTGCGCTGTAGACTGCTTTGGTTCTGTAGACATAGCAAGTTCCTGTTCGTTAAAAGGAAAAATTGCTTGTCTGGAGGCCGGAGGGAGTAATGGTTGGTGCTGGTCCGTTGGCAACGGTAATGCGGCGTGAGGCCTTACTGTTGCGGCGGCAACATGAGGGTTGCGCCTGGGGCTGGCAATGTGATTACTCTTGTTCCCTTCGCAGGTATTAACCTGATCAGGTTCCGCGGATCCCGAATTAACGGTCTCAGCCCACGCGCCATACGGCTAGTTGGGCACTCCGACAAGATATCGCCCTTTCGCGGGGCGAACTACAACACCGACACTCTATGCGCTGTGACGGTGTGCCGTCAATGATCTAACATCAGCCGGGATCTAACATCAGCCGGATCAGGCTGTCTTCCAGGGTGAAGCGCATTGCCAATGCTTCACCCACGCCGGATAATGTCCGGCGGAATTCCTGGCTGTCGACGGGCTCGATGAAAAACGCCAGATGGCTGTCGTAAATATCCATAATTTGCTGGGTGTTGCTGCGCAGCGCGACGTCAAAGTGCGACGCCTGCGTCAGCTTTCTGTCGTTGCGCATGGTGTTTTCCTGCAACATGCGCTCATAAACATGGAAATGACCGACGGACAGATAGTCAACCAGATGATGGCAAAATTCATCCAGCGTCCGTGCTTCCGGTATTTTCCCTGTCTGAATACTGAGCAGGTGGTAGTAGGCCAGCAAGAGATGTTTACGGGCCAGCAACCACTGATCGATCAAGATGTAATTGCCGCCAACGTTCTCCGTCAGACGTTGTAACTGTTTCAGCATGGCTGACTCCGGGTATTGATAGGATGATGACGGTTAGGCGTATCATTATTTATAACCATAGTCGTAAAATGCCAATCTGGTAATAAGCGGGGGGCAATAAAAGAGATGGAAGTGACGCTGAAGGGTGAAGAAAGCGGATGGTGGGTAGTGTATCACCACCATCAGATCTGGCTGCCTCAGGGCGAGTTACCGCAGGGAACGGCGGCGCAGTGGCAGTTGCAGCGGCAGTCCGCCCGCCAGATTGGCGAGTGGCAGGGAGAACCGGTATGGCTGGTGCTGCAGGATAAGACGAGCGACATGGGCTCGGTGCGTCAACTGCTGGGGCAGGATGCCGGGCTGTTCCAGTTGGCGGGTCGTGCGGTGCAACTGGCGGAATTCTACCGTTCGCACCGATTTTGCGGTTACTGCGGCCATGAAATGTCGGTCAGCACCACTGAATTAGCCTGCCTGTGCCCGCACTGTAAAGAGCGTTACTACCCGCAGATAGCCCCCTGCGTGATTGTGGCGATTCGCCGCCACGACAAGATTCTGCTGGCGCAGCACCTGCGCCACAAAGGCAACATGTACACAACGCTGGCCGGTTTTGTGGAAGTGGGGGAAACCCTGGAACAGGCGGTGGCGCGGGAAGTGATGGAAGAGAGCAATATCCGCGTCAGGAACCTGCGTTACGTCAGTTCCCAGCCCTGGCCGTTCCCGCATTCGCTGATGATGGCGTTCATGGCCGACTACGACGGGGGCGAGGTGAAAGCTGACCCGTCCGAACTGCGGGATGCCGACTGGTTCCGTTATGATCGCTTGCCGGAATTGCCGCCGCCGGGTACGGTAGCCCGACGTCTGATTGAAGACACGGTAGTACTGTGCCGCGAAGCCGATCGCTGATCGGCCATTGCCAGCGACAATCATGCCTGCACGCAGGCGTTACAAGGAAAAGACCATGACTGATCTGAAAAACGATCGCTATTTGCGTGCGCTGCTGCGCCAGCCAGTGGATATCACCCCGGTATGGATGATGCGTCAGGCTGGGCGTTACCTGCCGGAATACCGCGCGACCCGTTCGCAAGCCGGCGATTTTATGTCGCTGTGCAAGAATGCCGAACTGGCCTGCGAAGTCACGTTACAGCCGCTGCGACGTTACAACCTGGATGCCGCCATCCTGTTTTCCGATATTCTCACCGTGCCGGACGCTATGGGGCTGGGGCTGTATTTTGAAGCCGGCGAAGGGCCGCGTTTCACGTCGCCGGTGACCTGTCATGCCGACGTGGAAAAGCTGGCGGTGCCGGATCCGGAACTGGAGCTCGGCTACGTAATGAACGCGGTGCGGACGATTCGCCGCAATCTGGCGGGCGCGGTGCCGCTGATTGGTTTTTCCGGCAGCCCGTGGACGCTGGCGACCTATATGGTGGAAGGCGGCAGCAGCAAAGCCTTCACCGTAATCAAAAAGATGATGTTTGCCGAGCCGCGCACGCTGCATCTGTTGCTGGACAAGCTGGCGGACAGCGTGACGCTCTACCTTAACGCCCAGATTCGGGCCGGCGCGCAGGCGGTGATGATTTTCGACACCTGGGGCGGCGCGCTGAGCGGCGCTGATTACCGCGAAT is from Dickeya dianthicola NCPPB 453 and encodes:
- the thiE gene encoding thiamine phosphate synthase; translated protein: MNRAFPTTDAQLGLYPVVDSVEWIERLLGAGVHTIQLRIKDQPADQAEPDIIRAIALGRRYQARLFINDYWQLAVKHQAYGVHLGQEDLDTADLGAIHAAGLRLGVSTHDTAELARAVAISPSYIALGHIFPTQTKAMPSTPQGLAALTRQVQQLAGRFPTVAIGGISIDRAPAVLETGVGGIAVVSDITQAADWRAATATLLRLIEGREA
- the thiC gene encoding phosphomethylpyrimidine synthase ThiC codes for the protein MSTEPKQSTAQNVSGEKTASGRREQRAAAQQFIDTLRGSTFPNSQRIYLTGSQPDIRVPMREIQLSPTLVGGNRDNPRYEANEAIPVYDTAGPYGDPAVTPDVHRGLSKLRAGWIAERDDTEALSRVSSSFTQQRLADIGLDHLRFEHLPQPKRAKAGRRVTQLYYARQGIITPEMEFIAIRENMGRERVRGEVLRQQHPGHGFGALLPDNITPEFVRQEVAAGRAIIPANINHPESEPMVIGRNFLVKVNANIGNSAVTSSIEEEVEKLVWATRWGADTVMDLSTGRYIHETREWILRNSPVPIGTVPIYQALEKVNGIAENLTWERFRDTLLEQAEQGVDYFTIHAGVLLRYVPMTAKRLTGIVSRGGSIMAKWCLSHHQENFLYQHFREICEICAAYDVALSLGDGLRPGSIQDANDEAQFAELHTLGELTKIAWEYDVQVMIEGPGHVPMQMIRRNMTEELEHCHEAPFYTLGPLTTDIAPGYDHFTSGIGAAMIGWFGCAMLCYVTPKEHLGLPNKNDVKQGLIAYKIAAHAADLAKGHPGAQIRDNAMSKARFEFRWEDQFNLALDPETARAYHDETLPQESGKVAHFCSMCGPKFCSMKITQEVRDYAARQEAQAQAADAGMAQMSAEFRARGSELYHTATSLPQEER
- the hemE gene encoding uroporphyrinogen decarboxylase, which translates into the protein MTDLKNDRYLRALLRQPVDITPVWMMRQAGRYLPEYRATRSQAGDFMSLCKNAELACEVTLQPLRRYNLDAAILFSDILTVPDAMGLGLYFEAGEGPRFTSPVTCHADVEKLAVPDPELELGYVMNAVRTIRRNLAGAVPLIGFSGSPWTLATYMVEGGSSKAFTVIKKMMFAEPRTLHLLLDKLADSVTLYLNAQIRAGAQAVMIFDTWGGALSGADYREFSLHYMHKIVDGLQRENDGRRVPVTLFTKGGGQWLEAMADTGCDALGLDWTTDIADARRRVGDRVALQGNMDPSMLYAPPARIEQEVATILAGFGAGNGHVFNLGHGIHQDVPPEHAGAFVEAVHRLSAPYHQDLA
- the nudC gene encoding NAD(+) diphosphatase gives rise to the protein MEVTLKGEESGWWVVYHHHQIWLPQGELPQGTAAQWQLQRQSARQIGEWQGEPVWLVLQDKTSDMGSVRQLLGQDAGLFQLAGRAVQLAEFYRSHRFCGYCGHEMSVSTTELACLCPHCKERYYPQIAPCVIVAIRRHDKILLAQHLRHKGNMYTTLAGFVEVGETLEQAVAREVMEESNIRVRNLRYVSSQPWPFPHSLMMAFMADYDGGEVKADPSELRDADWFRYDRLPELPPPGTVARRLIEDTVVLCREADR
- a CDS encoding Rsd/AlgQ family anti-sigma factor; the protein is MLKQLQRLTENVGGNYILIDQWLLARKHLLLAYYHLLSIQTGKIPEARTLDEFCHHLVDYLSVGHFHVYERMLQENTMRNDRKLTQASHFDVALRSNTQQIMDIYDSHLAFFIEPVDSQEFRRTLSGVGEALAMRFTLEDSLIRLMLDPG